In a single window of the Thermoplasmatales archaeon genome:
- a CDS encoding glutamate--tRNA ligase — protein sequence MDLDNEIRKHALKNAYQHNGTAEIGAVIGKILAENPELRKDTKGVASKVSEIVKEINSLSFDQIKTIIQDRYPEFLVKEKRVQEHRLPDLENVQGKVVMRMAPSPSGPLHIGHSRMAILNDEYVKRYGGSLILRIEDTNPENIDPIAYDQIPKDLEWLGVNFDKIVIQSDRFDLYYAEARRLLSEDHAYICTCEQSDFKAKLLKSIACPHRNTSASENLELFDKILSGKFKKGEAVLVIKTDLNHPNPAIRDWIAFRIVQTAHPRVGKDFIFYPTMNFSVAIDDHLLGLTHVIRGKDHLNNTYRQLYIFNYNSWKIPEYYHYGLVKFPGFVLKTSIIKKGIKSGLYSGWDDIKLATIMTFRKRGFKPETFRRYWIESGMREIDAEFSIEIFNSMNKNIADYETPRLFFVPNPLRLHISNTKEITTKIPNHPSNKSLGTREYTIPQNADVYVPSSDWKTVDESSVVRLKDLCNVKRENENAVYVGNDPIKNAKILQWSPENGVQFEVLKPDGTKDIGIMEPHGKTFFGFCQLERYGYVNVISPGIAYFTHS from the coding sequence ATGGATCTAGATAATGAGATCAGGAAACACGCTTTAAAAAACGCATACCAGCATAATGGAACGGCGGAAATAGGAGCCGTGATTGGCAAAATACTTGCTGAAAATCCCGAACTTAGAAAAGATACAAAAGGTGTCGCTTCAAAGGTCTCGGAAATAGTAAAGGAGATCAATTCCCTTTCATTTGATCAGATCAAGACGATCATTCAGGATCGCTATCCGGAATTTCTTGTAAAAGAAAAGAGGGTACAGGAGCATCGCCTTCCAGATCTTGAAAATGTTCAAGGAAAGGTGGTCATGCGAATGGCTCCATCCCCTTCCGGACCACTTCACATAGGCCATTCCAGAATGGCAATACTAAACGATGAGTACGTAAAACGTTACGGTGGCTCGCTCATATTGAGAATAGAAGACACAAATCCGGAAAATATCGATCCCATTGCGTATGATCAGATACCAAAAGACCTCGAGTGGCTCGGCGTAAACTTCGATAAGATCGTTATACAGTCAGACAGGTTTGACCTGTATTACGCAGAAGCCAGAAGACTCCTGAGCGAGGACCATGCCTACATCTGCACATGCGAACAGAGTGATTTCAAGGCCAAACTTCTGAAATCTATCGCGTGTCCTCACAGGAACACAAGTGCCAGCGAAAACCTGGAACTCTTTGATAAAATTCTATCTGGGAAGTTCAAAAAGGGAGAGGCTGTCCTTGTCATTAAGACCGATCTTAACCACCCGAATCCTGCTATCAGGGACTGGATAGCTTTCAGGATTGTTCAGACAGCACACCCACGAGTGGGAAAGGATTTCATTTTCTACCCTACAATGAACTTTTCAGTTGCCATCGATGATCATCTACTGGGCCTTACGCATGTGATAAGGGGAAAAGACCACCTCAACAATACCTACAGGCAGCTGTACATATTCAACTATAATTCCTGGAAAATTCCTGAATACTATCACTATGGGCTCGTAAAGTTCCCAGGGTTTGTTTTGAAGACGTCGATCATTAAAAAGGGGATAAAAAGTGGCCTTTACTCTGGATGGGATGACATAAAACTCGCAACTATCATGACGTTTAGAAAGCGCGGATTCAAACCGGAAACATTCAGGAGGTACTGGATAGAATCAGGTATGAGAGAGATAGATGCTGAGTTTTCCATTGAAATATTTAATTCCATGAATAAGAACATCGCGGATTACGAGACTCCAAGATTGTTTTTTGTGCCAAATCCACTCAGACTCCATATAAGCAATACGAAGGAAATAACTACAAAGATACCAAATCATCCATCCAACAAATCTCTTGGAACCAGAGAATACACCATCCCCCAAAATGCGGATGTTTATGTTCCCTCATCAGATTGGAAAACTGTTGATGAATCTTCCGTCGTTAGGCTCAAAGATCTCTGCAACGTGAAAAGAGAGAATGAAAACGCGGTTTATGTTGGGAACGATCCAATAAAGAACGCCAAAATATTGCAATGGTCACCAGAAAATGGCGTTCAGTTTGAAGTTCTGAAACCTGACGGCACGAAAGACATCGGGATTATGGAACCCCATGGAAAAACGTTTTTTGGCTTTTGCCAGCTCGAAAGATATGGGTATGTTAACGTGATTTCACCAGGAATTGCCTACTTTACACATTCCTAG
- a CDS encoding 50S ribosome-binding GTPase, whose protein sequence is MSAFSRIPTVLRPQEIIDKALLKSSKISEPYFPDFIKKIKSEVIDKISTVESVSTAYFRKLISKFPSLNSLYPFYRGMIGLMIDLDQYKISLGHVQWASDKIVELANLKIKSSKKRKTVQELNKDLKEFYGRFASIVKDLDKDLTFLAECRTKIKEIPDIKMDYPTFIVAGLPNVGKTSLLSKLTGSSPIIAPYPFTTQSLFIGYMNIGNRGIQIIDTPGILDRPMKSRNEMERKSILCLQDLEGILIFLFDHSGSSGYSSQEQENVYNEIKSNFKIPIIRAQSKCDIKQEKKEDIQISCLTGEGIEELKEIMLNKINSDSRWI, encoded by the coding sequence AATAATCGACAAAGCATTACTGAAGTCCTCTAAAATCTCGGAGCCTTATTTCCCTGATTTTATAAAAAAAATAAAGAGTGAGGTCATAGACAAGATATCAACCGTGGAAAGTGTTTCCACGGCATATTTCAGGAAGCTCATTAGCAAATTCCCCAGCTTGAACAGCCTTTATCCATTCTACAGAGGCATGATAGGACTGATGATTGACCTCGACCAATACAAGATCAGCCTCGGTCACGTTCAGTGGGCATCAGATAAGATCGTTGAACTTGCGAATCTTAAGATAAAGAGTTCAAAGAAAAGGAAAACGGTACAGGAACTTAACAAGGATCTTAAGGAATTCTACGGAAGGTTTGCCTCCATAGTCAAGGACCTAGACAAGGACCTCACATTCCTTGCAGAATGTAGAACGAAAATTAAAGAAATACCAGACATCAAAATGGATTATCCGACATTCATTGTAGCAGGATTACCAAACGTTGGAAAAACTTCCCTTCTTTCTAAACTTACGGGAAGCTCTCCGATAATAGCCCCTTACCCATTTACAACCCAGAGCCTGTTTATAGGATACATGAATATTGGGAATCGCGGGATTCAGATCATCGATACACCAGGAATTCTTGACAGGCCAATGAAATCTAGAAATGAGATGGAGAGAAAATCCATACTATGCCTTCAGGATCTGGAGGGTATACTCATCTTTCTGTTTGATCACTCTGGTTCATCTGGATACAGCAGCCAGGAACAGGAAAATGTTTACAACGAAATAAAGAGTAATTTTAAGATCCCAATAATTCGAGCACAGAGCAAATGTGACATAAAGCAGGAAAAGAAGGAAGATATTCAGATATCGTGTTTGACCGGAGAAGGCATCGAAGAACTTAAGGAGATTATGCTCAACAAGATAAACAGTGATTCAAGATGGATCTAG